GTTAAGAGAATTCCAAGTTCTCCAACAAAGATTCCacttaaataaaatgtaataatagaCCTAACATATGTCAACAAGATAACAAATTCACTGGGTACAGCGTCTTGTTCCTTGAATGCACAGAACCAACAACATAATAGTTACATTTGGATGTCGAGATGATCTgataatctgtgaatagtagtgaaaaagtaatgaatagtagtgaagtagtaTGAGGGATCTGAGATCACAAATCACCTCACTAACCAAATAATGACTTGAGAAATAGtgatttttataatacaatCATGCTGGGGTTAAGTTAAGATACTCCATGacacttgcaaaaaaaaaaacaaggctCTATGCAAAAACAAATGCCATAAAAATTAGTCGGTGCTTTTATTTCAAGCATATAACGGGCGGCAAGAAAAAGGGAACTTCATTTGGAATCGACAAACTATGTCACAGCACAACACTGAGAGTTTTTGTCATAAGATATCGCATCCCTATCTAACTAGTGCAAAATGCATACCCGGTAACTTTCTTCATGGCCAGACAACACCTACTAAATTGGAAACACAAAAGCGGGCAACCATGACATGCATCAAATTTGAAGTCAAGATTTTACAAGTTTCCCACCCCACATACCTTCTAAGACTGAATTATAACATCCAAAAGATCCGTCTTTTCCCAATACACATTTCGCAGTTCAGGAACACCATCTTGAAATTTGATCACAAACTTATCCAGGAAGCACTTCTCGCCAGGTAGTATGAAAGTCGACAGGGACATATCATTCTTAACCAAACCCTTGGCTATCAAAATCTGAATAACTGAACATCTAGGTATAATCCTCTTCTCCAAGCTGAAAAATAGAACTGTAGGATTTCTAGCAATGTCTGTTAATGAACTCCCCATTTTGTTCACAAGGAAGTCCATTGCTTTTGTGATCTTCTTATCAGATAAAAGCATACAATTTGGATGCCTTTTAAAGGCTAAGAGAGCAACGTCTTTTGACCAACCCCATCTCTTATAAAGCTCCAACTTCGATTCCAACTTTGGTCTACTCATCCTCAATAACACTTGGATTGCATGAACGAAAACCGTTTTGGAGGGATCATATCCCATTTCCTTCACCTCGTGGATAGCCTCAGCAAACCTAGTATCCTTAACAAACGCTGTAGAAGGATAATTAGTTACCAAGAAAGAGATTGTGGATTGAGGCATTCCAACTTGTCTCAAAAGTGCTATATTGGGAACCATATTATGTATACAAACAACCCACCGTGAGCGCTTGAAAACGGTAACAACTTTCTCGTCAAGAATAAGTACACTCT
This genomic interval from Juglans microcarpa x Juglans regia isolate MS1-56 chromosome 4D, Jm3101_v1.0, whole genome shotgun sequence contains the following:
- the LOC121259305 gene encoding transcription termination factor MTERF15, mitochondrial-like; translation: MFGYLCSRHLLLGKHRRTNLGFLLKNGFFIGKSFASVGLSESNEKLEEKEHSFAVSYFINCCGLSTKSAILASQRVRFRTPEKPDSVLNLLKENGFTNTQISRLVRIEPQLLLSNPEKTLLPKIEFFRSMGASRSDLSRILSLNPALLRRSLERHLIPCYDFLKSVLILDEKVVTVFKRSRWVVCIHNMVPNIALLRQVGMPQSTISFLVTNYPSTAFVKDTRFAEAIHEVKEMGYDPSKTVFVHAIQVLLRMSRPKLESKLELYKRWGWSKDVALLAFKRHPNCMLLSDKKITKAMDFLVNKMGSSLTDIARNPTVLFFSLEKRIIPRCSVIQILIAKGLVKNDMSLSTFILPGEKCFLDKFVIKFQDGVPELRNVYWEKTDLLDVIIQS